The DNA sequence TTTTAATAATTTAATTAAGAGATTTAAAAAAGTGCAATTATTTTACCATTTTTTTTTATTTTTATGTGGAATTTTAATCCCCAAAAGAACGTATGCAGGATATCCGTGCGATAAACATCCTTATAGCGGATGATGATGAAGAGGATCTTGAACTAATCGAAGAAGCCATTTTGAATTTTGAGCCTAATGCCGTCTTACATAAGGTGAACGATGGTAAAGCAGTCCTGGAATACCTTGATGAGCTGCAGGACGATAAACTTCCTGCACTGATCATTCTGGACTACAATATGCCCCAGATGAAAGGATCGGAGGTATTAATGTTACTGGGAGGTAAGCCTCGTTACCAGGATGTGCCTAAAATTATCCTGAGTACTTCCGGCACCCCCCTTTATGTGCATGAATGTAAAAGCAAGGGCGCCCTGGAATATTTTGTGAAACCCAATACTCAGCGGGAGTTGGATATGCTTGCTGAAAAAATGCTTGCGCTGGCCGCCATTATCTGAGCGGTATTACCGGGAAATAAAGGTTGAAGCATGCGCCTTCGCCGGGCCTGCCGCTGGCTGTGATAAATCCCTGGTGGTTCTGCATGATCTTTTTACAGATCGCCAGGCCTATCCCCGAGCCTTTTGCCTCGGAAAAATTATTGAGGCGCTGAAACACCTCAAAAACTTTTTCATTGTAAGCAGGTTCGAAGCCAATTCCGTTATCGCTGACGGAAATCATGTAATAAGGCTTTTTTCCCTCCGCTTTCCTGTTTTTTATTTCTTGGCCTTTCACAACCTGGTGGGTGATGGTGATGACACTTTGCCTGTCAGGATTCCGGTATTTTTGCGAATTGCTGATCAGATTATTAAACAGTTGCTTGCATTGAAAGGGAATTGCCTCTATCACCGGCAGTTTACTTGTATCAAAGCTGATATTTCCGCCTTGCTGCTCATCTTTCGTAGAACATATTACTTCCTTTACTATTTCATTTAAATCTACCTTGCTTAGGTTTTCTATTCGGGAGGTGGCCTTGGAGTAAGCCAGTATATTATCGATCAGCATCATCATGCGCTTCACCGCATCTATAGAACGGTCCAGGAACTCCCTTGACTTTTTGTCTAGTGTGTTTGATTGGTTTTCCAGTATATAGGTGTTGTACAGATGGACTTTTCGCAAAGGCTCTTTCATATCGTGAGAAGTTGCGTATGCGAACTCTTCCAGCTCGGAATTTTGGAATTCCAGCATTTTGCTGTATTCCTTCAGCTTATCATCGGCCAATTTTTTTTCGGTGAGATCACGCGTAACTTTGGAAAAACCAATCACATTGCCTTGCCGGTCATGGAGGGCGGTAATGACGATGCTTCCCCAAAATCTTTCTCCGGGGTTTCTTAGCCTCCAGCCCTCGGTAACGGCTTTTCCTTCTTTTTCGGCCTGTTTCATTAACTTCTGAGGTAATCCTTTTTTCCGGTCCTCGGGCGGGTAAAAATTTTCAAAGCTTTTCCCGATGATCTCTTCCTTCGTAAAGCCTTTTATCCGTTGCGCTCCTTTATTCCAATTGAGGACTATGCCGTTCTTGTCAAGCATGATAATGGCATAATCTTCTATCTCCTCGATCATTTGAAAATAATGAGCTTCGAGCTGCCGGATGTTTTTATTAACCTCGTTAACGGCAAAGTTTTCCAGGGAATCTCCCGGTTCCCCTTCGCCGTTTTTGTTGTTATTACCTGTTTTGTAATATGCAGCCATATGCTGGAATGCACTCAAACCTTATGCCGTTCTTGTCAAAACCTCTGAGTAATTTCCTACTCAGCTGGTAATTAAAATAAACAGAATCAGATTTTTAGTTTGCCGGCTTGCTTTACAGCAAGGGGAGAATGGGATTTCAGGGGGATGGAATAATAATTGGACATTCTCATTTATTGTTTAACTAAATTATAAAGTTATGAATGAGGTACAAGACAGGGTGGACCAGCTGAATAAACTGGTAGTAGTAAATAATGACAGGATTCATGGTTATCAGAAAGCGGCTGAGGAAACTAAAGATCCGGACCTGAAAATGCTGTTTGATCAGTACGCTCAGCAAAGCTCCCGCTTTAAAATGGAACTTGCCGAAGAAATAGCTTCCCTCGGCGGGCAGGTTAACGAAGAAACCTCGACATCCGGCGATATGTACAGAACCTGGATGGATGTGCGCCAGGCCCTTAGCAGCAATGATAAAAAAGCGGTGCTGAAAAGCTGCGAATTTGGCGAGGATGTAGCGCTGCAGTCATACGAAAAAGTACTGAATAACGGCGAAACATTTTCTCCCGGCTGCATGGTCCGGGTGGAAAGCCAGCGTTCGGAACTAAGGGATGCCCACGATTCCATTAAGTCCCTGCGGGACGCCGTTTCTTAAATCCGTCCACGACGATTGCTGCGTGCAAAGGTCGCTGCTGGCAACGATCGTTGCGGCAAATAATCGCTGCTGAACCTTTTCCGAGATAATTCTCCTCTGCGGACGGTAAAATCGTTTTCGGTTATACCCTCCGCGGAAGGGGATTATTTTGGCTTTATTCTTGCTCGTACCCGCCTAAAACCTATTGACATGAAATTGAAGATGTTTTTCCTGGTTTCCATTGCGACAGTTCTTTTCACGGCCTGTCAGATCAGTTCCCGGCAAGAAGGTAATGCTTCCGGAGATACTACGGAAACTTCCGCGGGAGCAGTTGCTCTGGGAAACAGTTCTGGCGGTGAGGCAAATAATTCGGCCGGAGCGGAGCCCGCTGGCATTGAATCGCCTGCTGGAGTGGACAGGGAAGCAGTACTCCTTGAAAATACAGCCACAAAACAGTTTGACGGGCAGCGCGGCGAAGAAGTTTTCCGGGTTGCTCTGCTGGGCGATAGTGTATTGAGCGGCACGGTCGCCTTTACGATCACGAACAGCGAGGGGCAGTTAATCTATAGCGACGAATTTCCCGCTGTCATGCTGGCTGCGACCTATGATGAATCTATCAATACGCCTGCGAAGCAGGAAGCACTTGTTAAAAAACGCATCGAGGAGTTTTTTGAGGAAAAGAGATTTAAAGAACAGGCCATTGAGGGCGACCAGCCTCCTTATGACAGCTTCTTTATCACGAAGGCTACCTATGATAACCTGAAGGAAACGAGTGCGCCGGGCTTTTTGTACCTGATAGGAAAGGAAAATACAAAGCACATCGCCTGGTCTCCCCTGGAGGAAAAGGTTGTAATGTATTTTAATTGTTGCTAGTTTTGCCCCATTCATGGAGGCAACATTTCCTTTTAACGTACGCGTTTACGGTATCCTGATAAACGAGCAGAAGGAATTGCTGGTGAGCGACGAATTCGAACACGGCATTAACTTCTCTAAGCTTCCCGGCGGTGGACTTGAATACGGCGAAGGCTTGAGGGACGGTTTAAAAAGGGAGTTTCTGGAAGAATGCCAGGCCGAAGTTACCGTAGGAGAGCATTTCTACACCACGGATTTCTTTGTTCAGTCAGCCTTTAGCAAAAACCAGGTCATCAGCGTCTATTACCGTGTCAGTTTAGTGCAGCCGCTGAACCTGGAATTCAGGGAAAAGCCTTTTGATTTCGAGGGTCAAACCGGTGAGGTGAAGCAGAGCTTCCGCTGGATACCTTTATCCCGCCTCCAACCGGAAGACATGACTTTTCCCATTGACCGCCATGTGATAAAACTGATCGTTGAAAATCCTGGCAGACTACTATGAAAAACGCGCTTTCCTACTTGCAGCCTTTATTAAAGGTGCTGGCTTTTTTTGGTTGTTATATTTTCCTGATGGCATTTTCGGCGGCCTTCCTGGTCCCCTTGCTGGGCCGGATCGATCCCTCAGTATTGACTCCTGCCGAACTTGATGCGATGCAGTCCAGCCCGGCTTTACTATTGTTGATGCAGCTGGCGTCCATGATCGGGCTGATGCTTACCTTGTTCTTTTTCTCTAAGCTACCCCCTAAGAAGGATTACATCAGCCTGGGACTGACCGGGGAACATGTGTTGAAGGATATCGGCCTGGGGGCGCTGGCAGGAACAATCATTATTCTCCTTGCTTTCCTGGTATTGTGGATTACCGGCACCGTGAGCAGCCTGGAACTGAACGAAGCTTTTTCCGCCAGGGAGCTGCTGCTGTGGTTTGGAATTTACCTGATCGTAGCTTTCGTGGAAGAGGTGATGTTCCGGGGCTATTTCCTGAATGTGTTTATGGAGCGCTATACGCCGTTCGCCGCTGTGCTGATGTCCTCCCTGTTTTTTGCCTTCATGCACCTTTTAAACCCTTCTTTCGGATGGCTCGGTTTCCTGAACATAGCCCTGGCAGGCGTGCTGATGGGCCTGCTTTTCTTTTACAGGGGGAATATATGGCTTCCCGTGGGGCTGCATTTCGGATGGAATTTCGTACAGGGAACGGTACTCGGCTTTAACGTAAGCGGCATAGACGCGGAAAATATTCTCAGCCTGCAATTAAAGGGCAGTGAACTGATAAGCGGAGGCGAATTCGGCCTGGAAGGCTCCCTGGTGACAACGCTGGTTTGCCTTTGCGCTATTATACTTCTTTACTTTTCGGGAAAGCTGGTTTTTCAGCCTTTAGAATTTGATGAACATGAACCTGATTGAGCGGGACAGCCGTTATGTATGGCATCCATATACGCAAATGCAAACTACGCCGGCGCCCATTGGCATTGTCCGGGGCGAAGGCGCCTACCTCTATGCCGGGGACGGCCGAAAATACTTTGACGCAGTAGCCTCCTGGTGGGTGAACCTGCATGGCCATTCGCATTCCTATATCGCGGAAAAGGTAAGCGAACAGCTCCGCACACTGGAACATGCTATGTTTGCGGGCTTTACTCATCCGCCGGCGGTGGACCTGGCTGAGCGGCTCCTTGAGGTGCTGCCATCGGATCAGGCAAAAGTGTTTTATTCGGATGACGGATCTACTGCCGTGGAAGTGGCTGTAAAAATGGCGATGCAATACTGGTCTAATAAGGGCACACCGCGAAACAGGCTGATTGCCTTAAAAGACGCCTACCACGGAGATACCTTCGGGGCCATGTCCGTAAGCAGCCGCAGCACCTTTACCGCTCCTTTCAGCCCCCTGCTTTTCGAGGTTGATTTTATTGACGTTCCGGTGAAAGGCAGCGAAGAGGAAGCGCTGGAACAGCTTCGCCGGATCATGCTTGAACGGGAAGACGAAATAGCTGCTTTTATTTTTGAGCCCCTTGTGCAGGGAACAGCCGGTATGGTCATGTATGAGCCAGGCCCCCTGGATCAACTGCTGAAAATCTGCCGGGAACATGGCATTCTTACCATTGCCGATGAAGTAATGACCGGCTTTGGCCGCACAGGAAAGCTGTTTGCGTGCAATTACCTGGAACAGCAGCCGGATATATTTTGCTTTTCCAAGGGCATTACCGGCGGAACTATGGCCTTCGGGGCCACCACCTGTACACAACAGGTATTCGATGCCTTTCTTTCCGGCGACAAATTGAAAACCTTTTTTCACGGTCATTCCTTTACCGCCAATCCTTTGGCTTGTGCAGCCTCGCTGGCAAGCCTGGATATCCTCGTGGAGCCCGAAACCATGGAAAGTATCGCCCGCATCAGCCGGCAGCATGAGGCTTTTGCGGGTAAAATAGCGGGACACCGGTCGGTCCGGCAGGTACGCTGCCGGGGAACTATTTTCGCTCTTGAATGGGAAACCGGCGACAGCACTTCTTATTTTAGCGGACTGCGGGATAAACTGTACAATTTTTTCCTCGAAAATGGAATTATTATGCGTCCGCTGGGAAATATCATTTATATCATGCCGCCGTATTGCAGTACCGAAGAAGAGTTGGATTTTGTTTACCAAACGATAGAACTCGCGCTGGAAAAATTTTCTGCCTGATTAGTTTTTTTTGCCGGGTGTACCGGAAGGGTCTTCGCCGGGTGCGTCGGAAGGGCCTTTCGATGTGCCGGAAGGAGCGTTCCCGGAGGCGTCGCTCCCGCGTGCGTCGTTCCCGGACGGGTCGGTTTTTTCTTCAATAATGGCCTCCTTTGATACAACCGGCTGCAGCAGCGTTTGTGTCGGGTAGGCAAAACGGATATCGTTTTTGGTGAATTCCTCAAAAATTTCCAGGTTGATCGCCTGCTGGATATCCATGTACTTATTATAATCGCCTCCCATTACATAATAGCATACTTCGAAATCGAGGCTGAAATTGCTGTAGGAGAAGAAATGCGCCCTGTCAAAGATGACATCTTTTTGTTTCTTCACGATAGCGGCAAGCGTTTCGGATATAAATGCCAGCTGTTCCCTCGAGGTTTCATAGACTACACCCACCTTGAATACCACACGGCGCCTGGCCATTTTCCGGTAATTATGGAGCCGGGAATTGGTGAGGTCGGTATTGGAAAATACCAGTTCTTCTCCTCCCAGGCTGTTCAGCCGGGTTGTTTTGATGCCGATCTCGTTGACCGTTCCCATTTTATCGTCAACGATAATAAAATCGCCTATTTCAAAGGGACGATCGAAGAATATAACAAAGTAGCTGAAAAGGTCGGTAAGGATGGTTTGCGCCGCCAGGGCGATGGCAATCCCGCCGATCCCCAGGCCGGCAATAATAGTGGTCACATCATAGCCCAGGTTAGCCAGGAGGAATACCAGCCCGAAAATCCAGATAGTGACCGTGATGATAAGCATGATCCCCTTGGTTTGACGAAGTTTTTCTTCGCCTCGTTCCTGTTTCCGGATATAGGAAGCGATCAGGAAGGAAATAGTGGTGACAATCACCCGGACGATCAAATAGGTGACCACGATCTTGGTGATCACCTCTATTGCCCGCTCCATTCCCGCGGGGAAGGAAAGGTGGGAAATGCCCGCATACAAACCAATGACGTAAAACAACGGTATGAGGGTCCGGTTGAGGCTATTGACCAGGAAGTTGTCAATGCTGGTCTCCGATTTTGCAGCCCATTTCTTCAGCTGTTGCAGCAGAATGCTTTTAATGAGATGGCCGGCCAGGGCTACGCCCGCAAGAATGGCAAATCCCGTCAGGTAAGCCCTTACAGTATTTCCCCAATAAATACTGTCCAGGTGTATTTGTTGTAATTCAAACATATCTTTTATAGTCCCATCAGCGCCTGACGGACCGCATCCTGCTCTATCATCTTATAGCCTTCAGGAATTTCAAATAAACTTTCCTCCAAAGGGCCCTGGTCTATGGATTGTACAGTAATGGTTGTGTTTACGCCATTCTGTTTGCTGTGAACCTGCATGGGAAACCAATCTCCTTTAGGAAGAAATTGGTTCCCGGGTACATAAACCGGGAGCAGCTCTTTGGTGTACCACAGCTCCGAAGTGTCGGAAGAAGCTTCCCGGATAATCAGGGCTTTCCGGCAATCATAGCCCAGGATCTCTTTTTTTTCATCTATATATCGAATCTCATATGCGCCCAATTGCTCCAGGGCTTCGTTTACCTGGGCGGAATCGGTCTTTACCGCCATCTTGTTGCCCAGGATACTCATGAGGGTAACGGCGCTATTCTTTTCATTATCGCCAAGTACGATGATTTCCGACATCGCCGTTTGGATCTCCAGTCTTGTGTGGGGGTCTTTCAGGTAAATCGTAAATTCCCTGGGCATCATACTCTGCATCTCCGGCGAAAGGTCTTTCGCTTCTACCTGCACACCGTATTCAACGGTTCCTTCAAAATTTGTTTGGGCAGTAGCATTCAAACAACACAGCAGCATCGCGGCCAGGGCAATTGCCTTGAAAGATAAATTGTTCCTCATGAAAGCAAATATATAATTATTAAGATTATTGGTTACCATTGCGGTTTTTCCTTTGAAAGGAAGGCCCGAATCCCTTTTTTGAAATCTTCGCCCATGCGCGCCTTTGCATTGAGTTCCGCGGCAAGTTCAAGGCCCTGCGGCAGGGACAATCCGCTTAATGCAGCAAGCAATTCTTTGGTGTACGCAATAGAAGCTCCCGAAGTTTCCGAGGCCAGCTTCCGGGCTAATGCCCCTGCCTCGTCTTCCAGCTTTCCCTCACCGCAGATGTAATTAACCAGCCCGCAGGCCTTTGCCTGTTCCGCCGTGATGAGTTCCCCTGACAGCAGTAATTCCCTTGCCTTGCCTTCTCCCGTCTTTTGAAGCAAAAAACCTGCCACCAGGGCCGGAACAAAGCCAATCCTGCATTCAGTATAACCATAGCAGGCTTGCGGATCGCTGTATACCAGGTCGCATGCCGTTACCAGGCCGCAGCCCCCGGCAATGGCGTGCCCCTGCACCTGGGCGATCACTATCTTAGGGCAGCTGCGGATTTGCAGGAAGAGGTCTTTCAGCCGCTGGCTGTCGGCAAGGTTTTCCGCGTAGGAATTTTGCTGCAGTTCCAGCAGGTATTCCAGGTCAGCGCCTGCACTAAAAACTTCTCCCGAAGCTTTCAGTATGACTACTTTTACCTGTTCGTCATTGGCGGCCTTACCGAAAGCTTCCCGAAGTTCTTCCATCATCCCTGCATTCAGGGCGTTCTTTTTCTGCGTGCGGTTAAGCGTAATAAATGCGATCCTGTCCTGGCTATCGTATTGAATAAATTTGAAGTTCATTTTTGTTTCCGGGTTTCCCGCCTGCGTTCGGGCTTCCTGGCAGACGGACGATGAATGCTCCTGATCTTCTGACGGAATAAAACGGTATGTCCCACTTACGGCAATACGTTTCAAGGTAGCTATCCAGGGCGTTCGATACACTCGCCCCGCTCACCAGCATCTTTACATCGAAAGATTGCCTTATCTTTTCCATGTGAAGGTAGCTATTTCCCGTGATAAGTAAAAGATCGCAGGGGAGGGCCTTTGCGCCGGTGCCCGCCTTCCCGCCGGTGCGGGGATATGTGAAGTTTTTGTCTACCAGGAGTACCCGTAGATTGAAAAATTGCAGATAGTGCCCTCGTTTTAGCAGGTAGTTGCTGCCGGGATTGTCGGCGGGTTCGCTGGTTTGCAGATGCCTGATCCCCGACTTGTCCAGGAATGGCTGAACTGAATATGCATAGTCCCGTTTGCTAAAGGGTTTTTCCAGCAGCAGTACCGCGGTCTTCCCAGAAAGAAAGCCGATCGCCTGGTTTTCCCGCAAATGGAAGTAAATAAGCAGCCGTTGCCTTGCTTGCCGGTAATGTTCAAGGGTAAAGGAAAAAGCAAGGGCCAGGGAAACACATAGGGCGCCCGTTAAAAATGCCGCTTTCCGCGATAACAGGAAAAATGCAATGGCAGGTATGAGCAGGTACAGGCCGGCACACTCGGCCGGAGTGATCCAGAGGCCGTCCAGCACGGCTCCCGGTAGCTGGCTGAAAAAATACATTCCGCTTTTCATCATATCTATCAGAAAAGAAAGCTGCTCCGCAAGAAACAAGGCAGGAGCGTCTGTTCCCGAGAGCAGCAACAGCAGGATCCCGCCGTACAGGATCAGACTGGCCAGGGGAATCAGTACAAGATTGGCCGGAAGAAAGTACACCGGGAACTGGTGGAAATAAAAAACCGCCAGGGGGAAGGTAGTCAGCTGGGCTGCCAGCGAAACCGCGGCCATGGACCATATATATTTCAAAAAGCGCTGCAGTAGCCGGGGAGTCCGGCGCCGGTGCATCCCGGGGGCATAATCGCTTGGTGAATAAAGTGCCGCCAGGCGCGAATAGAAACAGATCAGTCCCAGAACAGCCAGGAAAGAAAGCTGGAAGCCTACATCGGCCAGCACCAGGGGATCACTGGCAAGGAGCAAAAAAGCCGTTAAAGCCAGCACATTCCCTGCGCTATGTTGCTTGCCAAGGAACCGTGCGATAGCATAAAGTACGATCATCCAGGCCGCCCGGCAAACAGGAGGCGAAAGTCCCGTGATACAGGCGTACAGCGAAACCCCCGAAATAATAAGGAGCAATTGCGGAACTTTTCCACCCGGAAAAAAGCTGAGCGGTTTCAGGATGAAGCTGATCAGCCAGTAAAGAATGGCCACGTGCAGCCCTGAAACGGAAAGAATATGGATAGTACCGGTAGCAGCAAAGGCGCTCACCGTGTCACGGTCAATCCCGCTGCGGTAACCCAGCACGAAGGCCGAAAGCAGAGCCGCATTATCTCTGTCGCTGAGCAAACGCTCAAAAACGTCTACGCAGCGTTTCTGCCATCCTGCCGCCCGTTTTATCAGCGGATTCCCGGAGTTGCTCCCCGAAGGCGTCCACTCTGCAGAAGAAACAAAAACCTGGTGGTAAATATCCCTGGCGGAAAGGTAGGCCCGGTAATCAAAGGCTGCCGGGTTGCGGGGAGAGGGAATATCCTGCCAGGCAGCCGTGATCCATAATCCGTCCCCGTACGCCGGAATAAGCCCGTTCTCCGGCGAAAGCTCGTTCTCCGGCGAAAGTCCGCCCTCCGGCGAAAGCCCGTTCTCCGGCGAAAGTCCGCCCTCGGGCGAAAGCTTGCC is a window from the Anseongella ginsenosidimutans genome containing:
- a CDS encoding response regulator, translated to MQDIRAINILIADDDEEDLELIEEAILNFEPNAVLHKVNDGKAVLEYLDELQDDKLPALIILDYNMPQMKGSEVLMLLGGKPRYQDVPKIILSTSGTPLYVHECKSKGALEYFVKPNTQRELDMLAEKMLALAAII
- a CDS encoding sensor histidine kinase, with product MAAYYKTGNNNKNGEGEPGDSLENFAVNEVNKNIRQLEAHYFQMIEEIEDYAIIMLDKNGIVLNWNKGAQRIKGFTKEEIIGKSFENFYPPEDRKKGLPQKLMKQAEKEGKAVTEGWRLRNPGERFWGSIVITALHDRQGNVIGFSKVTRDLTEKKLADDKLKEYSKMLEFQNSELEEFAYATSHDMKEPLRKVHLYNTYILENQSNTLDKKSREFLDRSIDAVKRMMMLIDNILAYSKATSRIENLSKVDLNEIVKEVICSTKDEQQGGNISFDTSKLPVIEAIPFQCKQLFNNLISNSQKYRNPDRQSVITITHQVVKGQEIKNRKAEGKKPYYMISVSDNGIGFEPAYNEKVFEVFQRLNNFSEAKGSGIGLAICKKIMQNHQGFITASGRPGEGACFNLYFPVIPLR
- a CDS encoding ferritin-like domain-containing protein; translation: MNEVQDRVDQLNKLVVVNNDRIHGYQKAAEETKDPDLKMLFDQYAQQSSRFKMELAEEIASLGGQVNEETSTSGDMYRTWMDVRQALSSNDKKAVLKSCEFGEDVALQSYEKVLNNGETFSPGCMVRVESQRSELRDAHDSIKSLRDAVS
- a CDS encoding NUDIX domain-containing protein, whose protein sequence is MEATFPFNVRVYGILINEQKELLVSDEFEHGINFSKLPGGGLEYGEGLRDGLKREFLEECQAEVTVGEHFYTTDFFVQSAFSKNQVISVYYRVSLVQPLNLEFREKPFDFEGQTGEVKQSFRWIPLSRLQPEDMTFPIDRHVIKLIVENPGRLL
- a CDS encoding CPBP family intramembrane glutamic endopeptidase; protein product: MKNALSYLQPLLKVLAFFGCYIFLMAFSAAFLVPLLGRIDPSVLTPAELDAMQSSPALLLLMQLASMIGLMLTLFFFSKLPPKKDYISLGLTGEHVLKDIGLGALAGTIIILLAFLVLWITGTVSSLELNEAFSARELLLWFGIYLIVAFVEEVMFRGYFLNVFMERYTPFAAVLMSSLFFAFMHLLNPSFGWLGFLNIALAGVLMGLLFFYRGNIWLPVGLHFGWNFVQGTVLGFNVSGIDAENILSLQLKGSELISGGEFGLEGSLVTTLVCLCAIILLYFSGKLVFQPLEFDEHEPD
- the bioA gene encoding adenosylmethionine--8-amino-7-oxononanoate transaminase, encoding MNLIERDSRYVWHPYTQMQTTPAPIGIVRGEGAYLYAGDGRKYFDAVASWWVNLHGHSHSYIAEKVSEQLRTLEHAMFAGFTHPPAVDLAERLLEVLPSDQAKVFYSDDGSTAVEVAVKMAMQYWSNKGTPRNRLIALKDAYHGDTFGAMSVSSRSTFTAPFSPLLFEVDFIDVPVKGSEEEALEQLRRIMLEREDEIAAFIFEPLVQGTAGMVMYEPGPLDQLLKICREHGILTIADEVMTGFGRTGKLFACNYLEQQPDIFCFSKGITGGTMAFGATTCTQQVFDAFLSGDKLKTFFHGHSFTANPLACAASLASLDILVEPETMESIARISRQHEAFAGKIAGHRSVRQVRCRGTIFALEWETGDSTSYFSGLRDKLYNFFLENGIIMRPLGNIIYIMPPYCSTEEELDFVYQTIELALEKFSA
- a CDS encoding mechanosensitive ion channel family protein, whose protein sequence is MFELQQIHLDSIYWGNTVRAYLTGFAILAGVALAGHLIKSILLQQLKKWAAKSETSIDNFLVNSLNRTLIPLFYVIGLYAGISHLSFPAGMERAIEVITKIVVTYLIVRVIVTTISFLIASYIRKQERGEEKLRQTKGIMLIITVTIWIFGLVFLLANLGYDVTTIIAGLGIGGIAIALAAQTILTDLFSYFVIFFDRPFEIGDFIIVDDKMGTVNEIGIKTTRLNSLGGEELVFSNTDLTNSRLHNYRKMARRRVVFKVGVVYETSREQLAFISETLAAIVKKQKDVIFDRAHFFSYSNFSLDFEVCYYVMGGDYNKYMDIQQAINLEIFEEFTKNDIRFAYPTQTLLQPVVSKEAIIEEKTDPSGNDARGSDASGNAPSGTSKGPSDAPGEDPSGTPGKKN
- a CDS encoding DUF4412 domain-containing protein — its product is MRNNLSFKAIALAAMLLCCLNATAQTNFEGTVEYGVQVEAKDLSPEMQSMMPREFTIYLKDPHTRLEIQTAMSEIIVLGDNEKNSAVTLMSILGNKMAVKTDSAQVNEALEQLGAYEIRYIDEKKEILGYDCRKALIIREASSDTSELWYTKELLPVYVPGNQFLPKGDWFPMQVHSKQNGVNTTITVQSIDQGPLEESLFEIPEGYKMIEQDAVRQALMGL
- a CDS encoding enoyl-CoA hydratase/isomerase family protein gives rise to the protein MNFKFIQYDSQDRIAFITLNRTQKKNALNAGMMEELREAFGKAANDEQVKVVILKASGEVFSAGADLEYLLELQQNSYAENLADSQRLKDLFLQIRSCPKIVIAQVQGHAIAGGCGLVTACDLVYSDPQACYGYTECRIGFVPALVAGFLLQKTGEGKARELLLSGELITAEQAKACGLVNYICGEGKLEDEAGALARKLASETSGASIAYTKELLAALSGLSLPQGLELAAELNAKARMGEDFKKGIRAFLSKEKPQW
- a CDS encoding ComEC/Rec2 family competence protein; its protein translation is MEQLFSLETFRFYLSGNPWLRLLLPFGGGIALALHVSPESAFYYREMYGLLAFLLLAYLLTLYSKKGLGLKKWIPGSIGLIFLFCAGFQLARAKTSLHFREHFSRQSWQALYVQVSSIPEKRGKFTRFEARVLLGVPETRLPGAPEARSPGAPEAQFPAVPETPFRPAPLRKSQAIKKTKGRLLVYIRQKNRLPQKNRLPQENQSAAKNETSGKGKLSPEGGLSPENGLSPEGGLSPENELSPENGLIPAYGDGLWITAAWQDIPSPRNPAAFDYRAYLSARDIYHQVFVSSAEWTPSGSNSGNPLIKRAAGWQKRCVDVFERLLSDRDNAALLSAFVLGYRSGIDRDTVSAFAATGTIHILSVSGLHVAILYWLISFILKPLSFFPGGKVPQLLLIISGVSLYACITGLSPPVCRAAWMIVLYAIARFLGKQHSAGNVLALTAFLLLASDPLVLADVGFQLSFLAVLGLICFYSRLAALYSPSDYAPGMHRRRTPRLLQRFLKYIWSMAAVSLAAQLTTFPLAVFYFHQFPVYFLPANLVLIPLASLILYGGILLLLLSGTDAPALFLAEQLSFLIDMMKSGMYFFSQLPGAVLDGLWITPAECAGLYLLIPAIAFFLLSRKAAFLTGALCVSLALAFSFTLEHYRQARQRLLIYFHLRENQAIGFLSGKTAVLLLEKPFSKRDYAYSVQPFLDKSGIRHLQTSEPADNPGSNYLLKRGHYLQFFNLRVLLVDKNFTYPRTGGKAGTGAKALPCDLLLITGNSYLHMEKIRQSFDVKMLVSGASVSNALDSYLETYCRKWDIPFYSVRRSGAFIVRLPGSPNAGGKPGNKNELQIYSIR